One window from the genome of Flavobacteriales bacterium TMED191 encodes:
- a CDS encoding amidohydrolase, giving the protein MVTNSWLEQVKEEIVDRERPIIDPHHHLWSNKESGDYEIEQLWSDMASGHNIVGTVFVECSTNYHDEGPKQLWPVGETEYVVNQAKKSRDTSTPAQAPILGIVSHANLKLGEAVIEVLEAHLEASAGLLRGIRHSVAYYPYPPAVERYTGRIRHLLLDEQFRRGFAQLASAGLSFDAWLTHEQIPELTDIARAFPDTTIICDHFGGPMGIGEYAGKQREIFPQWQQDIAELATCPNVVAKLGGLAMPINGWGWDQRAIPATSDEIVAAHSAYYLHTIDCFGPGRCMFESNFPVDRLSVSYNVLWNAFKKMSRPFSADEQHAMFMGNAQRIYNLQA; this is encoded by the coding sequence ATGGTGACCAACTCTTGGCTGGAACAAGTAAAAGAAGAAATCGTTGACCGTGAGCGACCGATTATCGATCCGCATCATCACTTGTGGAGCAACAAAGAGAGTGGGGATTACGAAATAGAGCAACTCTGGTCTGATATGGCGTCAGGGCACAACATTGTTGGCACTGTTTTTGTGGAGTGCAGCACTAACTACCATGATGAGGGACCTAAACAGTTGTGGCCCGTTGGCGAGACTGAGTACGTAGTAAATCAAGCTAAAAAGTCGCGTGATACCTCGACTCCTGCTCAGGCCCCGATTCTAGGAATCGTTAGCCACGCGAATCTGAAGCTGGGTGAAGCCGTCATTGAAGTGCTGGAGGCGCACCTAGAGGCATCAGCAGGACTGCTGAGGGGAATAAGACATTCTGTAGCCTATTACCCATACCCCCCAGCGGTTGAGCGTTATACCGGCCGTATCCGTCACTTGCTGCTCGATGAGCAATTTCGGAGAGGTTTCGCCCAACTCGCATCAGCCGGCCTTAGTTTCGATGCATGGCTTACTCATGAGCAAATTCCTGAGCTCACCGACATAGCACGGGCCTTTCCAGACACGACGATCATATGCGACCACTTCGGTGGTCCAATGGGTATTGGTGAGTATGCGGGCAAGCAGCGCGAAATATTTCCGCAGTGGCAACAAGATATTGCAGAGCTCGCGACTTGCCCAAATGTGGTTGCAAAACTTGGGGGTCTAGCGATGCCGATTAATGGCTGGGGATGGGATCAGCGAGCAATTCCAGCGACGTCCGACGAGATTGTCGCTGCACATAGTGCTTATTATCTACACACTATTGATTGCTTTGGCCCCGGGCGTTGTATGTTTGAGAGCAATTTTCCGGTCGATCGGCTGTCAGTGTCGTACAACGTGCTGTGGAATGCTTTTAAGAAGATGTCCCGTCCTTTTAGTGCTGATGAGCAGCACGCCATGTTCATGGGAAATGCGCAGCGAATCTACAACTTACAGGCTTAA